CTACCGCCTGCCCAGCGACCACCGCGGGTCCGGCGAGCAGCGCGGCGCGGAGAGCCGCCCGTACTACGTGTCCACCGCCCTGACGGACAGCGATGAGCGCTGACCCGGCGGGCGGCGAACCCGGCGTTCCGGCGACCGTCGCCGCGCTGCCCGTGGCTCTGGACGCGGCGGGCGGGGACCATGGCGCGCCGCCGAACGTCGAGGGCGCGGTCGAGGCCGCCCGCGCGGGCGTGAACGTCCTGCTCGTCGGGGACCGGGTCCGGCTGCACGCGGAGCTCGGCAGGCACCCCGGCAGCGCCAGCCTGCCGCTGGAGGTCGTGCACGCCGACGACGCGATCGGCATGGACGAGCACGCCACCGACGTCCGCAGCCGCCCGCAGGCGAGCATCAACATCTGCACGCGGCTGGTCAAGGAGGGCCGGGCCAGCGCGGCCGTCTCGATGGGCCACTCCGGCGCGACCATGGCGTCCGCGCTGCTCACGCTGGGCCGCCTGAAGGGCGTGGACCGCCCGGCGATCCTGACGCACCTGCCGGCCCGCGGGGGCTTCACGACCATGCTCGACGTGGGCGCCAATGCCGACGTGCGCCCGGCGTACCTCGCGCAGTGGGCGCAGCTCGCGACCGTGTACCTGCGCGTGCTGGAGGGCCGCGAGCAGCCCACGGTGGGCCTGCTGAGCATCGGCGAGGAGGATCACAAGGGCAGCGCGCTGGTGCTGGAGGCGCACGCCCTGCT
The genomic region above belongs to Deinococcus metalli and contains:
- the plsX gene encoding phosphate acyltransferase PlsX yields the protein MSADPAGGEPGVPATVAALPVALDAAGGDHGAPPNVEGAVEAARAGVNVLLVGDRVRLHAELGRHPGSASLPLEVVHADDAIGMDEHATDVRSRPQASINICTRLVKEGRASAAVSMGHSGATMASALLTLGRLKGVDRPAILTHLPARGGFTTMLDVGANADVRPAYLAQWAQLATVYLRVLEGREQPTVGLLSIGEEDHKGSALVLEAHALLRELHGHGVNFHGNIEGRDIFLGTTDIVVTDGFTGNVCLKLAEGEAKVMFGWVRDAIQSSVRGKLGGLLVRPALRGLADRMDPSTYGASILIGVRGLTFIGHGSADARAVKNALLRAARAHEAGLVPRLEAAFRPAVPTP